A stretch of Leucobacter aridicollis DNA encodes these proteins:
- the lsrF gene encoding 3-hydroxy-5-phosphonooxypentane-2,4-dione thiolase gives MADLDDLREGTNFTGGAAAREGFHLKGQAGQDWGMKARLSRIFDPRDGNTVMLAFDHGYFQGPTSGLERLDRSIVPLVPQADALMCTRGALRTTIPADNGKGIVLRASGGPSVLTDLSNEEIAVSIDDAVRLDAAALAVQVFVGAENETKSIKNMTTLVDQGQAAGIPVLAVTAVGKDMVRDARYFRLATRMSAELGAAFVKTYYVEEGFETITSACPVPIVIAGGKKVSEPEALRVAYRAMQEGAAGVDMGRNVFQSEHPAAMLSAVRGVVHDGLTPEEAFDLYQTLAN, from the coding sequence ATGGCTGACCTCGACGACCTCCGCGAAGGTACCAATTTCACCGGCGGCGCCGCCGCACGTGAGGGATTCCACCTCAAGGGCCAGGCCGGCCAGGACTGGGGGATGAAGGCTCGCCTGTCGCGCATCTTCGACCCCCGTGATGGCAACACCGTGATGCTGGCGTTCGACCACGGCTACTTCCAGGGCCCGACCTCCGGCCTCGAGCGTCTCGATCGCTCCATCGTTCCGCTCGTGCCGCAGGCTGACGCGCTCATGTGCACTCGCGGTGCGCTGCGCACGACGATCCCGGCAGACAACGGCAAGGGCATCGTGCTTCGCGCCTCGGGCGGGCCCAGCGTGCTAACCGACCTCTCGAACGAGGAGATCGCCGTTTCGATCGACGACGCGGTCCGCCTCGACGCTGCGGCACTCGCGGTGCAGGTGTTCGTCGGCGCTGAGAATGAAACGAAGTCGATCAAGAACATGACGACGCTCGTCGACCAGGGCCAGGCAGCCGGGATCCCCGTGCTCGCCGTCACCGCCGTCGGTAAGGACATGGTGCGCGACGCCCGCTACTTCCGCCTCGCCACCCGCATGAGTGCAGAGCTCGGCGCCGCGTTCGTGAAGACCTACTACGTCGAGGAGGGCTTCGAGACCATCACCAGCGCGTGCCCGGTTCCGATCGTCATCGCCGGCGGCAAGAAGGTGTCGGAGCCCGAGGCGCTGCGCGTTGCGTACCGCGCGATGCAGGAGGGCGCTGCGGGCGTTGACATGGGGCGCAACGTGTTCCAGTCAGAGCACCCGGCAGCCATGCTCTCCGCTGTGCGCGGCGTCGTCCACGACGGCCTCACCCCCGAAGAGGCATTCGACCTCTACCAGACACTCGCGAACTGA
- a CDS encoding glycerol-3-phosphate dehydrogenase/oxidase, translating to MPTLRTYAEPSAADVVVIGAGINGLAITREAARRGLNVVMIDQDDLAARTSAISSRLIHGGLKYLERFEIPLVFESIRERNILLRTAPHLVRPYPMLIPFTKDGSRPGWLLSCGLIFHDVLSVGKKLPFNRIVFSRGLKRDFPGIAAGGVKWGGLFQDAHVPVTERFAVEIAIDAARNGATILTHTPVLSLIHEGGHVAGVVYRDRETGEQRSLRAPIVINAAGPWVDSVLDLDGEHERKIGPTKGSHLVVDAFPTAPDKCIFFESPDDNRPMFVLPWHNGKYMLGTTDLPYDESIDEIIADGDETDYLLRAVNTILPGAKLTSDDVLWSYSGVRPLPYVADLTDPSSVTRDSEIVAHTGDSRGLFTLIGGKYTTHRALGVQALKVIEKALGLPHRRSRTDKLPFPGAPAVDVDEFRARFVAASTLPSRTAERLAAVYGELAWEVAAFAAEDPSLAEIIDDETGAIAAELVYAVREEGAVTLEDVLLRRTTIALNSDVGLSVAPRAAAVLTQHVGWTQDLAAEELARYRHAVRRFAPRALRVEQGGGER from the coding sequence TTGCCTACCCTCCGTACCTACGCCGAACCGAGCGCAGCCGACGTCGTCGTCATCGGCGCCGGAATCAACGGCCTTGCGATCACCCGCGAGGCGGCTCGGCGCGGCCTGAACGTCGTGATGATTGACCAGGACGACCTCGCCGCACGCACCTCGGCGATCTCGTCGCGTCTCATCCACGGCGGCCTGAAGTACCTTGAACGGTTCGAGATCCCGCTCGTCTTCGAGTCGATCAGGGAGCGCAACATTCTGTTGCGCACGGCGCCGCACCTCGTGCGCCCGTACCCGATGCTCATTCCGTTCACGAAGGACGGCTCGCGGCCCGGCTGGCTGCTCTCGTGCGGCCTCATCTTCCACGACGTGCTCTCGGTGGGCAAGAAGCTGCCGTTCAACCGCATCGTGTTCTCGCGCGGGCTGAAGCGCGACTTCCCCGGTATCGCAGCTGGCGGGGTCAAATGGGGCGGTCTCTTCCAAGACGCCCATGTGCCAGTCACCGAGCGGTTCGCGGTAGAGATCGCGATCGACGCCGCGCGCAACGGCGCGACGATCCTGACCCATACGCCCGTGCTATCGCTCATCCACGAGGGTGGGCACGTCGCCGGGGTCGTGTATCGAGATCGCGAGACTGGCGAGCAACGTTCGTTGCGCGCTCCCATCGTGATCAACGCGGCGGGCCCCTGGGTCGATTCGGTGCTCGACCTCGACGGTGAGCACGAGCGGAAGATCGGGCCGACGAAGGGTAGCCACCTCGTCGTCGACGCGTTCCCGACCGCCCCCGATAAGTGCATCTTCTTCGAGTCCCCCGATGACAACCGGCCAATGTTTGTCTTGCCGTGGCACAACGGGAAGTACATGCTCGGCACGACCGACCTGCCATACGACGAGTCCATCGACGAGATCATCGCGGACGGAGACGAGACCGACTACCTCCTGCGAGCGGTCAACACGATTCTGCCCGGCGCGAAGCTCACGAGCGACGATGTGCTCTGGTCATACTCCGGAGTTCGCCCGTTGCCGTATGTGGCCGACCTCACCGACCCATCGTCGGTGACGCGCGACAGTGAGATCGTCGCCCACACGGGCGATTCGCGGGGACTCTTCACGCTCATCGGCGGGAAGTACACGACGCACCGTGCGCTTGGCGTGCAGGCGCTGAAAGTCATCGAGAAGGCGCTCGGCCTGCCGCACCGGCGTTCACGGACCGACAAGCTGCCATTCCCCGGTGCCCCCGCCGTGGACGTAGATGAGTTCCGCGCGAGGTTCGTTGCGGCAAGTACACTCCCAAGTCGCACCGCAGAGCGGCTCGCGGCGGTCTACGGCGAGCTCGCGTGGGAGGTCGCGGCGTTCGCGGCTGAGGATCCTTCGCTCGCGGAGATCATCGACGACGAGACCGGCGCCATCGCGGCCGAGCTTGTCTACGCCGTTCGCGAGGAGGGCGCGGTCACGCTCGAGGACGTGTTGCTTCGACGCACGACTATCGCGTTGAATAGCGATGTTGGGCTCAGCGTGGCGCCTCGGGCCGCCGCGGTGCTCACGCAGCATGTCGGTTGGACGCAAGACCTCGCAGCTGAGGAGCTTGCGCGCTACCGGCACGCCGTACGGCGGTTCGCACCGCGCGCGCTGCGTGTGGAACAGGGTGGGGGAGAACGATGA
- a CDS encoding SDR family NAD(P)-dependent oxidoreductase: MTTELQRDLDVIVRVSRELGGDPSLVLHGGGNTSIKTTGIDVTGAPVDLVLVKGSGWDLGTIEAPGFAPLRLDRLAELLSLAELDDVTMVNELRQASLDAAAPTASIEALLHAYLPGKAVLHSHANAIVALTNSGLSDAEIVAVLGERVLVLPYVMPGFPLARLIADSDVSGVDAVVLRNHGLFTFADAADTALSRHRELVSLADTHLGVSTWGNPGGTAPASGTVTELATLRRDVSRAAGTPMLVRQTRSARGAEFAARPGLAELTRRGTATPEHVIHTKRTPMIGRDVEAYAAEYRAYFERHAARANPAVSPLHPAPRVVLDPELGLLVTGATTKELKIAGDIALHTLDVIDAADAIGTYGSLSEADSFDIEYWTLEQLKLAGKQAKPLGGEVAVVTGAASGIGRAIAELLLAQGAAVVGIDLNAAVTTLSDSDSWRGVTGDVSAPETIEAAVETAVREFGGVDMVVVAAGIFPPSQALAELDDEVWDRAFRVNVTAVARLFRAVHPVLALAPNGGRVVLVSTKNVAAPGPGVAAYSASKTAAAQLARVAALEWAADGIRVNQVEPDAVFDTAIWTPELLAARAANYGLSVEEYRTRNLLRTEVRSRTVAEAVVAFCERFPATTGAHLSVDGGNDRVI, translated from the coding sequence GTGACAACCGAACTGCAGCGCGACCTCGACGTCATCGTCCGCGTGAGCCGAGAGCTTGGTGGTGACCCGTCGCTCGTGCTCCACGGCGGCGGCAACACGTCGATCAAGACCACCGGTATCGACGTCACGGGTGCTCCGGTTGATCTCGTGCTCGTCAAGGGCAGCGGGTGGGATCTCGGCACGATCGAGGCGCCGGGCTTCGCCCCGCTGCGCCTCGACAGGCTCGCAGAACTCCTCTCGCTCGCCGAACTCGACGATGTGACAATGGTGAACGAGCTGCGTCAGGCCTCACTCGACGCGGCAGCGCCGACGGCATCGATCGAGGCGCTGCTCCACGCCTACCTGCCGGGCAAGGCCGTGCTGCACTCGCACGCGAACGCGATTGTCGCGCTGACGAACAGCGGGCTCTCTGACGCGGAGATCGTTGCCGTGCTCGGGGAACGCGTGCTCGTGCTGCCATACGTCATGCCCGGGTTCCCGCTCGCGCGGCTCATCGCCGACAGCGACGTGTCGGGCGTCGACGCGGTGGTGCTTCGAAACCATGGGCTCTTTACCTTCGCCGACGCCGCCGATACGGCGCTCTCGCGACACCGCGAGCTTGTCTCGCTCGCCGATACGCACCTGGGCGTCAGCACGTGGGGTAACCCAGGCGGAACAGCGCCGGCGTCCGGAACTGTCACAGAACTCGCGACGCTTCGGCGCGACGTGTCTCGGGCCGCGGGCACCCCCATGCTCGTGCGTCAGACGCGCTCCGCGCGCGGCGCCGAGTTCGCCGCCCGCCCCGGGTTGGCTGAGCTTACGCGCCGCGGAACCGCGACGCCCGAGCACGTCATCCACACCAAGCGCACGCCCATGATCGGTCGTGACGTTGAGGCATACGCGGCCGAGTATCGTGCCTACTTTGAGCGGCACGCCGCGCGGGCCAACCCGGCCGTGTCGCCGTTGCACCCCGCGCCGCGCGTCGTGCTCGACCCAGAGCTCGGGCTGCTGGTGACCGGCGCGACGACCAAGGAACTCAAGATCGCCGGAGATATTGCTCTCCACACGCTCGACGTCATCGACGCGGCCGACGCGATTGGGACGTACGGATCACTCTCGGAGGCGGACTCCTTCGATATCGAGTACTGGACGCTCGAACAGCTGAAGCTCGCAGGAAAGCAGGCGAAGCCGCTCGGGGGAGAGGTCGCCGTCGTCACTGGTGCTGCGTCGGGGATCGGCCGGGCCATCGCCGAGCTGCTCCTCGCGCAGGGCGCTGCGGTCGTCGGGATCGACCTGAACGCTGCGGTCACCACGCTCAGCGACAGCGATTCCTGGCGCGGTGTCACCGGTGACGTGAGTGCACCCGAGACTATCGAAGCGGCGGTCGAGACTGCGGTTCGCGAGTTCGGCGGCGTCGACATGGTTGTCGTTGCGGCGGGTATCTTCCCGCCGAGCCAGGCACTCGCAGAGCTTGACGACGAGGTCTGGGATCGCGCATTCCGCGTGAACGTAACCGCGGTCGCGCGGCTGTTTCGTGCGGTGCACCCCGTGCTCGCCCTCGCGCCGAACGGGGGTCGCGTCGTGCTCGTGTCGACGAAGAACGTCGCCGCCCCTGGCCCCGGTGTCGCCGCGTACTCGGCGAGCAAGACTGCAGCCGCTCAGCTCGCGCGCGTTGCGGCGCTCGAGTGGGCCGCCGACGGCATCAGGGTGAATCAGGTTGAGCCCGACGCCGTGTTCGACACGGCGATCTGGACGCCTGAGCTGCTCGCGGCCCGCGCTGCGAACTACGGCCTCTCTGTCGAGGAATACCGCACCCGCAACCTACTCCGTACTGAGGTGCGCAGTCGGACCGTCGCCGAGGCGGTCGTCGCCTTCTGCGAGCGGTTCCCGGCGACGACCGGCGCCCACTTGAGCGTCGACGGCGGGAACGACCGAGTCATCTAG
- a CDS encoding ASCH domain-containing protein codes for MTASTAVREFWERCRARDSALPADVPEAWAFGATTEHADGLLQLVLDGTKTGTASSVWDYEFSGDPLPQVGEHSIILDGAGEPRAVIETTSVEIVPFTEVTDEHAHAEGEDDRTLASWRTIHERFWRLHSESPKGYAPDMPVLCERFRLVYPA; via the coding sequence ATGACGGCTTCGACCGCCGTTCGCGAGTTCTGGGAGCGGTGCCGGGCGCGTGACTCCGCGCTGCCCGCCGACGTTCCCGAGGCCTGGGCGTTCGGGGCGACGACGGAGCATGCCGACGGTCTGCTGCAACTCGTGCTCGACGGCACAAAGACTGGCACGGCGTCGTCGGTATGGGACTACGAGTTCTCGGGAGATCCGCTGCCGCAGGTTGGCGAGCACAGCATCATCCTTGACGGGGCCGGCGAGCCGCGAGCGGTCATCGAAACGACGAGCGTTGAAATTGTGCCCTTCACCGAGGTGACCGACGAGCACGCTCACGCTGAGGGAGAGGACGACCGTACGCTGGCCTCCTGGCGCACGATCCACGAGCGCTTCTGGCGGCTCCACTCGGAGAGCCCGAAGGGCTACGCGCCTGACATGCCGGTGCTGTGCGAGCGGTTTCGGCTCGTCTACCCCGCGTAG
- a CDS encoding helicase-associated domain-containing protein, protein MSGTLALSSLIASLDRAGLESLVRSRRVAVPTSVHDSLDLASELLKPESISQALTLLPRVQLARLARAREGAASREPSPILTDGAADAAAGNLLRARGLLGAGDAELPEVTAALDALLAARGLTVDTLLAGAPADAHGTDADAADTSSWFAAALAATGQAAWLLRELERTPAKLNRNGDVASAWLRTAEDRLAIPHAGELIVLLREAGLAHASDGLCLSAGGDWLAASHDDRWIALARAAVELMPGELRGLLVGATAGSPLAPHVAEFPAQFPLATEPTFAAIDRAAALWERIGLTVAGHFSDVGIAALRGALAVPGQAPLLGFPDPAPGIYIQPDLSVVVPGPLGAADEAALAAIALPEQLGVASTLRISEGTLSEAFHRGLDGAAIRKLIDGLALTGIPQPVDYLITALSERAGSIVVSPYLNEQWRTRVEFARPELRSTVLVDRRLAHLQLHEPDPQPTDSFEALTTDAAVLYSRLRADHVLAALLDARYPARGADGLVAASEGRERATGARMPAQATTPDASERRASATEALVERVLESASDGPTDTSRLITLAIRDRTRLEVSVEIRGEARTFAIVPVSLAGGRMRALDETAGVERTLPLEAITAITQLP, encoded by the coding sequence TTGAGTGGCACGCTCGCGCTCTCGTCCCTGATCGCCTCGCTCGACCGGGCGGGGCTTGAGTCGCTCGTGCGCTCGCGCCGTGTTGCCGTCCCTACGTCGGTGCACGACTCGCTCGATCTCGCGAGCGAGCTGCTCAAGCCTGAATCGATCTCGCAGGCGCTCACGCTCCTCCCGAGGGTGCAGCTTGCCCGGCTCGCACGGGCCCGAGAGGGCGCAGCGTCTCGTGAGCCGTCGCCGATCCTGACCGACGGCGCCGCGGACGCGGCGGCCGGCAACCTTCTTCGCGCGCGTGGCCTGCTCGGTGCGGGCGACGCGGAGCTTCCCGAGGTTACTGCTGCGCTCGATGCGCTGCTCGCCGCTCGTGGTCTCACCGTCGACACGCTCCTTGCGGGCGCTCCCGCCGACGCGCACGGCACGGACGCCGACGCCGCCGACACCTCGTCGTGGTTTGCGGCGGCCCTCGCCGCCACCGGTCAGGCCGCCTGGCTGCTGCGCGAGCTCGAACGCACCCCAGCGAAGCTCAATCGGAACGGCGACGTCGCCTCCGCCTGGCTGCGCACCGCTGAGGATCGGCTCGCCATTCCCCACGCCGGAGAACTCATCGTGCTGTTGCGCGAGGCAGGGCTCGCCCACGCGTCCGACGGACTCTGCTTGTCAGCGGGAGGCGACTGGCTCGCGGCGAGTCACGATGACAGGTGGATCGCCCTGGCGCGGGCCGCCGTTGAGCTGATGCCGGGCGAGCTCCGCGGGCTCCTCGTCGGCGCGACCGCGGGGTCGCCGCTCGCGCCACACGTGGCCGAGTTCCCCGCACAGTTTCCGCTCGCCACCGAACCGACCTTCGCCGCGATCGACCGCGCAGCCGCACTCTGGGAGCGCATCGGGCTCACCGTGGCTGGGCATTTCAGCGACGTCGGGATCGCCGCGCTGCGCGGCGCGCTCGCTGTCCCGGGCCAGGCCCCACTGCTCGGGTTCCCCGACCCGGCACCCGGGATCTACATTCAGCCCGACCTTTCGGTCGTCGTCCCCGGTCCGCTCGGCGCCGCAGATGAGGCCGCGCTCGCCGCGATCGCACTGCCCGAACAGCTCGGCGTCGCGTCGACGCTGCGAATCTCGGAGGGCACCCTCTCGGAAGCGTTCCACCGCGGTCTCGATGGCGCGGCCATCCGGAAGCTGATTGATGGCCTCGCGCTGACGGGTATCCCGCAGCCGGTCGACTATCTCATCACGGCATTGAGCGAGCGGGCCGGAAGCATCGTCGTCAGCCCGTACCTGAACGAACAGTGGCGCACCCGGGTCGAGTTCGCAAGGCCCGAGCTCCGGTCGACTGTGCTCGTCGACCGGAGGCTCGCGCACCTGCAATTGCACGAGCCTGACCCGCAACCGACGGACTCGTTCGAAGCGCTCACCACGGACGCAGCCGTGCTCTATTCGCGGCTTCGCGCCGATCACGTGCTCGCCGCGCTCCTCGATGCCCGCTACCCGGCCCGCGGCGCCGATGGGCTCGTCGCGGCGAGCGAGGGCCGCGAGCGCGCCACCGGTGCCCGCATGCCTGCCCAGGCGACGACGCCCGACGCGTCCGAGCGCCGCGCTTCCGCGACGGAGGCGCTCGTTGAACGCGTGCTCGAATCCGCAAGCGACGGGCCCACCGACACGAGCCGGCTCATCACGCTCGCGATTCGCGACCGCACGCGGCTCGAGGTGAGTGTCGAGATTCGGGGAGAGGCCCGCACCTTCGCCATCGTGCCGGTCTCGCTCGCTGGCGGGCGCATGCGCGCACTCGACGAGACCGCCGGGGTCGAGCGCACGCTACCGCTTGAGGCGATCACCGCCATCACGCAGCTCCCCTAG
- a CDS encoding FGGY-family carbohydrate kinase: protein MKTCVIGIDVGLTSAKAAAFDEVGHEIATVSAPNPRVAVSRERQEIDMRALWDVVAGVLRELQDGLARDGWVVRGIGATGHGNGLYLVDEQLAPVRTAIASTDSRAERIVAGLDPETVESVRQISGSIPWAAQPGVLLRWLHDNEPETLAAAAWALTCKDWITVCLTGAPSADLSDSSGCGLVNLRTREYEPAVFDMLGVPQDLMRLLPALHSSDAVVGTVTAEAAQQTGLPVGVPVVAGCMDCVASPLGAGSTESGDVTVIVGTWAINSVVVPANAEPPRVTINALLPDPRYMLAMEVAPTSAASIEWAANVLGDRAACPLTPRELLEAAGNVPPLADGLIFLPFIHGAPEHLGASGTLLGIKGSHGYAHVARAVAEGITQYHRVQIEKVTSSDAELSDEPWTLAGGGAKNPEWAQMFADVVGHPMRRQLGTELGARGVASLAANGIGCDMAAWRVEPDPELVVEPGPEREQYAVQAATFDRIITAMGPVWEEYK from the coding sequence ATGAAGACCTGTGTCATCGGAATTGATGTCGGGCTCACGAGCGCGAAAGCGGCTGCCTTCGACGAGGTCGGGCATGAGATTGCGACGGTGTCGGCTCCGAATCCCCGCGTCGCTGTCTCGCGCGAGCGCCAGGAAATCGATATGCGCGCCCTCTGGGACGTCGTCGCGGGCGTGCTGCGCGAACTCCAGGATGGGCTCGCTCGCGACGGCTGGGTCGTGCGCGGCATCGGCGCGACCGGGCACGGAAACGGGCTCTACCTCGTCGACGAGCAACTCGCGCCGGTGCGCACTGCGATCGCATCAACCGATAGCCGAGCCGAGCGGATCGTCGCTGGGCTCGATCCCGAAACAGTCGAATCCGTGCGCCAGATCAGCGGCTCAATTCCGTGGGCAGCACAGCCGGGGGTGCTACTACGGTGGCTGCACGACAACGAGCCTGAGACGCTCGCTGCCGCGGCCTGGGCGCTCACCTGCAAGGACTGGATTACGGTCTGCCTCACTGGCGCTCCGAGCGCCGACCTGTCGGACTCATCGGGGTGCGGCCTGGTGAATCTCCGCACCCGTGAATACGAGCCGGCCGTCTTCGACATGCTCGGAGTGCCGCAAGACCTCATGCGATTGCTGCCCGCGTTGCACTCCTCGGATGCCGTTGTCGGAACGGTGACCGCTGAGGCGGCCCAGCAGACGGGACTGCCGGTGGGCGTGCCCGTTGTCGCCGGTTGCATGGACTGCGTGGCGAGCCCGCTCGGCGCGGGATCGACCGAAAGCGGCGACGTCACGGTGATCGTCGGGACGTGGGCCATTAACAGCGTTGTCGTGCCGGCGAACGCGGAGCCTCCGAGGGTGACCATCAACGCGCTGCTTCCCGACCCGCGCTACATGCTCGCGATGGAGGTCGCGCCGACGTCGGCCGCGAGCATCGAGTGGGCGGCCAACGTGCTCGGTGATCGCGCGGCTTGCCCCCTCACCCCACGAGAGCTTCTCGAAGCGGCGGGTAACGTACCGCCGCTCGCCGACGGGCTGATCTTTCTCCCGTTCATCCACGGCGCACCCGAGCATCTCGGTGCGTCGGGCACGCTGCTTGGCATCAAGGGCAGCCATGGATACGCGCACGTCGCGCGCGCGGTCGCCGAGGGCATCACGCAGTACCACCGCGTACAGATTGAGAAGGTGACGAGCAGTGATGCCGAGCTCAGCGATGAGCCATGGACCCTCGCCGGCGGCGGCGCAAAGAACCCCGAGTGGGCGCAGATGTTTGCCGACGTTGTCGGTCACCCGATGCGCAGGCAGCTGGGCACCGAACTCGGGGCGCGCGGGGTGGCCTCGCTCGCGGCGAACGGTATCGGCTGCGACATGGCTGCGTGGCGGGTCGAACCCGACCCCGAGCTCGTGGTCGAGCCCGGCCCCGAACGAGAACAGTACGCCGTACAGGCCGCGACGTTCGACCGCATCATCACCGCAATGGGACCCGTCTGGGAGGAATACAAGTGA
- a CDS encoding cold-shock protein, whose translation MPNGKVRFYDEDKGFGFIQGEDGQQVYLHASVIPDGVEVRAGSRLEYSVGEGRRGPQALSVRVIDTPLLAKRSRKSADEMAVIIEDLVKLLDGVGGKLKGGQYPERQASRQVATMLRRVADDFDV comes from the coding sequence ATGCCGAACGGCAAGGTCAGGTTCTACGACGAGGACAAGGGCTTTGGATTCATCCAGGGCGAAGACGGACAGCAGGTGTACCTGCACGCTTCGGTGATCCCGGATGGCGTCGAGGTGCGAGCGGGAAGCCGGCTCGAGTACAGCGTCGGCGAGGGCCGTCGCGGTCCCCAGGCGCTCTCCGTGCGCGTGATTGACACGCCGTTGCTGGCGAAGCGAAGCCGCAAGTCGGCTGACGAGATGGCCGTGATCATTGAGGATCTCGTGAAGCTGCTCGATGGCGTCGGTGGCAAGCTCAAGGGCGGCCAGTACCCGGAGCGGCAGGCTTCGCGCCAGGTCGCGACGATGCTGCGGCGAGTGGCGGACGATTTCGATGTCTGA
- a CDS encoding DUF3027 domain-containing protein yields the protein MSEQHVERQSADETVETDATPGAAAPTDAAEQAPTPAEPDAMLLTAESRAQARAALEEITDAKTIGGDAGFEVNDERTVTLFFESLLAGYPGWRWAAAIARVDADAPVTVLEVELLPGDGSMLAPEWVPWSERLAQYRDAQSRQSKESAAERAAAEQAAEELADLDDADEDALENDYADYDDDLDGVDLGEGDDHEDDDEAAEDTDSDDDDSDDDDHDGDDEDDDDDDDEDDDDDDDDDDEEDDD from the coding sequence ATGTCTGAGCAGCACGTGGAACGGCAGAGCGCCGACGAGACCGTCGAGACTGACGCGACGCCAGGGGCGGCCGCGCCGACTGACGCCGCGGAGCAGGCGCCGACGCCGGCTGAACCCGACGCGATGCTGCTCACCGCCGAGTCCCGGGCGCAGGCGCGCGCGGCGCTCGAGGAGATCACCGATGCCAAGACGATCGGTGGCGACGCTGGATTCGAGGTGAACGACGAGCGCACCGTGACGCTGTTCTTCGAGAGCCTGCTCGCCGGATATCCCGGCTGGCGCTGGGCCGCGGCGATCGCGCGGGTTGACGCGGACGCCCCGGTGACTGTGCTCGAGGTCGAGCTGCTGCCCGGTGACGGGTCGATGCTGGCCCCCGAGTGGGTCCCGTGGTCTGAACGGCTCGCGCAGTACCGCGATGCGCAGTCACGACAGTCGAAGGAATCGGCCGCCGAGCGCGCCGCTGCCGAGCAGGCGGCCGAGGAGCTCGCCGATCTCGACGACGCCGACGAGGACGCGCTCGAGAACGACTACGCCGACTACGACGACGATCTCGATGGCGTCGACCTTGGTGAGGGCGACGATCATGAAGACGACGACGAGGCTGCGGAAGACACCGACTCGGACGACGACGACTCGGACGACGACGATCACGACGGCGACGACGAAGATGACGATGACGATGACGACGAAGATGACGATGACGATGACGATGACGATGACGAAGAGGACGATGACTGA
- a CDS encoding LppP/LprE family lipoprotein — MRLTRVKAATAAVLAAVMLAGATALTACVPASPPPTPTAEATPEALSGGGSGSAPAVIPACDAVNPAAQAEQTKFLTSYGRERITAQFGETDRALFNEFASPSALTAVKSVTQERNCNWVIYLDSVYLYQLTAELPQSAMAPLIADLRTSDFTESTRGPATVFTQAIQTGDMRGTMGISHSFVGDMWIVLIENSASSYEQSAVDAILAANPSLQRTATTSCVEHTARPAVTSAVAEIEARGGDAGRWDVERAITLAAATFDACMPLSWALLPTVGSVGPAPTPILFFHYGDFVGTDADRGLGVDVQVSRLSKYSLNAEYRWQQRGELTASGQATSTYTWDVTTKSILREGELPPET; from the coding sequence ATGAGGCTCACACGCGTGAAGGCAGCGACCGCTGCCGTACTCGCAGCCGTCATGCTTGCGGGCGCGACGGCGCTCACTGCGTGCGTGCCAGCGTCTCCGCCACCGACGCCCACCGCGGAAGCGACGCCGGAGGCGCTCAGCGGCGGCGGATCAGGATCGGCTCCCGCCGTCATTCCCGCGTGCGACGCGGTGAACCCCGCGGCGCAGGCCGAGCAGACCAAGTTTCTCACCTCGTACGGCAGGGAGCGCATCACCGCGCAGTTTGGCGAAACTGACCGTGCGCTCTTCAACGAGTTCGCGAGTCCGAGCGCGCTCACTGCGGTGAAGTCCGTAACCCAGGAGCGCAACTGCAACTGGGTCATCTATCTGGATAGCGTCTACCTCTACCAGCTCACCGCGGAGCTGCCGCAGTCGGCGATGGCGCCGCTCATTGCCGACCTCCGCACCTCCGACTTCACGGAGTCCACGAGGGGGCCCGCCACCGTCTTCACTCAGGCGATTCAGACGGGAGACATGCGCGGCACCATGGGGATCTCGCACTCGTTCGTCGGCGACATGTGGATCGTACTCATCGAGAACTCCGCGTCGTCGTACGAGCAGTCAGCGGTCGACGCGATCCTCGCGGCTAACCCGTCCTTGCAGCGGACCGCGACGACGTCGTGTGTCGAGCACACGGCGCGGCCCGCCGTTACCAGCGCCGTCGCCGAGATCGAAGCCCGTGGAGGCGACGCCGGGCGGTGGGATGTGGAGCGCGCGATCACGCTCGCCGCGGCAACGTTTGACGCCTGCATGCCGCTCTCGTGGGCGCTCCTGCCCACCGTGGGATCGGTAGGTCCGGCCCCCACGCCGATCTTGTTCTTCCACTACGGCGACTTCGTTGGGACGGACGCTGACCGGGGCCTCGGGGTCGACGTGCAGGTCTCGCGGCTGTCGAAGTACTCGCTCAACGCCGAGTACCGCTGGCAGCAGCGCGGTGAGCTGACGGCGTCGGGCCAGGCCACCTCCACCTACACGTGGGACGTGACGACAAAGTCGATCCTGCGGGAGGGAGAACTTCCGCCCGAAACCTAA